The following are from one region of the Lacinutrix sp. Bg11-31 genome:
- a CDS encoding biotin--[acetyl-CoA-carboxylase] ligase, which yields MRIIKLDAIDSTNTFLKEISSVETLEDFTVVVAKQQTKGRGQMGKQWQAKAGENLTFSVFKRIKGLTFSNQFYLSIVTSLALYKTLKFYNVPNLFVKWPNDILSANKKIAGVLIENVVKQNRLEYSIIGIGLNVNQTEFNNLSSATSIKNSNGKTFNLDEVLHKFLTEFKIAYKILESGAFEALKVDYESKLFRKNKPSTFKNAEGDLFSGFIKGISSSGNLVLLLEDEIIEEFTLNEITLLY from the coding sequence ATGCGTATAATCAAACTTGATGCCATCGATTCTACAAATACTTTTCTTAAAGAAATTAGTAGTGTAGAGACGCTTGAAGATTTCACAGTAGTTGTGGCAAAGCAACAGACCAAAGGTCGTGGACAAATGGGGAAGCAATGGCAAGCTAAAGCAGGTGAAAACCTTACCTTTAGTGTGTTTAAACGCATTAAAGGATTAACGTTTTCTAATCAATTTTACCTTAGTATTGTTACTTCTCTTGCGTTATATAAAACATTGAAATTCTATAATGTGCCAAATTTATTTGTAAAATGGCCTAACGACATTTTGTCAGCGAACAAAAAAATAGCAGGCGTTTTAATTGAGAATGTTGTAAAACAAAATCGATTAGAATATTCTATTATTGGTATTGGCTTAAATGTTAATCAAACAGAGTTTAATAACTTAAGTAGTGCTACTTCAATAAAAAACAGCAACGGTAAAACTTTTAATTTAGATGAAGTGCTCCATAAGTTTCTAACCGAGTTTAAAATTGCCTATAAAATATTAGAATCTGGAGCTTTTGAAGCGTTAAAGGTAGATTATGAATCTAAACTCTTTAGGAAAAATAAACCTTCAACATTTAAAAATGCTGAAGGCGATTTGTTTTCTGGTTTTATAAAGGGTATTTCTTCTAGTGGAAATTTAGTACTCCTACTAGAGGATGAAATTATTGAAGAATTTACTTTAAATGAAATTACTTTATTATATTAA
- a CDS encoding LUD domain-containing protein, with amino-acid sequence MSIFKNIFRSKSDKEKKETSSDNRGKHMPQIKLPIDESFTINFKANGGKFLYCENLDEVFENTNLIFKENNWTDKPGYFYDKNLKERFKSLNLKTESLKDATYFFTTCENLIANDGSLLISSLQIAESKLIEFPNNFIVFATTSQIVTNIGEGLRQIKNKNAQKIPTNITTIKHFKDLEEKDFLTYGSASKNLYLLLLEDL; translated from the coding sequence ATGAGCATTTTTAAAAACATTTTTCGTTCTAAATCCGATAAAGAGAAAAAGGAGACTAGTAGCGATAACAGAGGTAAACACATGCCTCAAATTAAATTACCAATAGACGAGAGTTTTACTATAAACTTTAAAGCTAATGGTGGTAAGTTTTTATATTGCGAAAATCTAGATGAAGTCTTTGAAAATACAAATCTCATTTTTAAAGAAAATAATTGGACAGATAAACCTGGTTATTTTTACGATAAAAATCTAAAAGAGCGTTTTAAAAGCCTAAATCTAAAAACCGAGAGCTTAAAGGATGCTACCTACTTTTTTACAACTTGCGAGAATTTAATTGCTAACGATGGTTCTTTACTTATATCTTCTCTTCAAATTGCAGAATCTAAGCTAATCGAATTTCCTAACAATTTTATAGTCTTTGCTACTACAAGCCAGATTGTTACAAATATTGGAGAAGGACTTCGCCAAATTAAAAACAAGAATGCGCAAAAAATACCAACTAACATCACTACAATTAAACACTTTAAAGATCTTGAGGAAAAAGACTTTTTAACCTATGGTAGTGCTTCAAAAAACCTATATTTGCTGCTTCTTGAAGATTTATAA
- a CDS encoding phosphatidate cytidylyltransferase, with product MKETITRALSGILFISLLVASLLNQHALIILFFIFGIIAIAEFKKLINLKSFVPYIVFTILYFIFGYWQLLMNSSEGLNEATQILQVITIFVQLLLIKDLFSEKEIPLFSTKRFILTTFYISSAFVFLILIANFNHAFTPKLLLGSFILVWVNDSFAYLVGKNFGKQKLFPSISPKKTVEGFLGGLLFTCIASYFIATYTETLNFSNWLILAVIISVIGTIGDLIESKFKRQAKVKDSGVIMPGHGGLLDRFDSIIFAAPFIYLFLRILHYVS from the coding sequence ATGAAAGAAACTATTACTAGAGCACTTTCTGGAATACTTTTTATCTCGTTGCTCGTTGCATCGTTATTAAATCAGCATGCATTAATAATTCTATTTTTTATTTTTGGCATTATTGCCATAGCTGAATTTAAAAAACTTATTAATTTAAAAAGCTTTGTTCCTTACATTGTATTTACAATACTGTATTTTATATTTGGGTATTGGCAGTTGCTAATGAATTCTTCGGAAGGATTAAACGAGGCCACTCAAATACTACAAGTCATAACCATATTTGTTCAACTACTGTTAATTAAAGATTTGTTTTCAGAGAAAGAAATTCCGCTATTTAGTACAAAGCGTTTTATATTAACAACCTTCTATATTTCTAGCGCTTTTGTGTTTTTAATATTAATTGCAAACTTTAATCATGCTTTTACTCCTAAACTTTTATTAGGTTCTTTCATTCTTGTTTGGGTTAATGATTCTTTCGCATATTTAGTTGGAAAGAACTTTGGTAAGCAGAAGTTATTCCCTAGTATTTCACCTAAAAAGACTGTAGAAGGCTTTCTTGGTGGCTTATTATTCACCTGTATTGCAAGTTATTTTATTGCCACTTATACAGAAACTTTAAATTTTAGTAATTGGCTAATTTTGGCCGTAATTATTAGTGTTATTGGTACAATTGGAGACTTAATAGAGTCTAAATTTAAACGCCAAGCAAAAGTAAAAGATAGTGGCGTAATTATGCCAGGTCATGGTGGTTTGTTAGACCGTTTTGATAGTATTATCTTTGCTGCACCATTTATATATTTATTTTTAAGAATCCTACACTATGTTTCATAA
- a CDS encoding M14 family metallopeptidase, with product MKKILILLLVIFSFSCDIKTNFDLTTVFEKSNGLETATYAETITYYRALSQEYASISIDSIGETDSGKPLHVVTFNIDKNFDFSEIRKNKRILLINNGIHPGESDGIDATMMLYRDIAQGKIEAPKNTVLVTIPIYNIGGSLNRNSTSRTNQNGPKEYGFRGNARNYDLNRDFIKCDTKNAKSFAKIFHLVKPDVFIDNHVSNGADYQYTLTHLFTQHNKLGGDLGKYIHTEMMPNLEQKLAAKKWDITPYVNVYNKIPDNGFSQFKDSPRYSTGYTTLFNALGMMVETHMLKPYKQRVEGTYELIKSMIEIIERDSEKIKQLRKEANTNFISQKTYTLNWTIDTLKQSTLNFKGYEGEVITSEITGKDRLKYNQQKPFEKVVNYQNYFKPDVKVIIPKAYIIPKGWYTIIDLLKLNSTEMFQLKKDSTLTVESYRIEDYKSNKTPYEGHYLHFNTSVSSEEKTITFKKGDYIIETNQPSFRYILETLEPQAADSFFNWNFFDTILQQKEGFSAYVWEDKALEILNKDDILKAKFEAKKNTEEDFAKSWYAQLDWLHKHSENYEKAHLQYPVYRVLN from the coding sequence ATGAAGAAAATACTTATACTCCTACTCGTTATTTTTAGTTTTAGTTGTGATATTAAAACTAATTTTGATCTTACAACTGTTTTCGAAAAGTCTAATGGACTAGAAACTGCAACTTATGCCGAAACTATTACATATTACAGAGCTCTATCTCAAGAATATGCTTCTATCTCTATTGACTCTATAGGAGAAACAGATTCTGGAAAACCACTTCATGTTGTTACATTTAATATAGACAAAAACTTTGATTTTTCAGAAATAAGAAAAAACAAACGTATTCTTTTAATAAATAATGGTATTCATCCTGGTGAGAGTGATGGAATTGATGCCACGATGATGCTCTATAGAGATATTGCGCAAGGCAAAATTGAAGCACCTAAAAACACCGTTTTAGTTACTATTCCTATTTATAATATTGGAGGTAGTTTAAATAGAAACTCTACTTCAAGAACAAACCAAAATGGACCAAAAGAGTATGGCTTTAGAGGCAATGCTAGAAATTACGATTTAAACAGAGACTTTATTAAATGTGATACTAAAAACGCTAAATCTTTTGCGAAAATATTTCATTTAGTAAAACCAGATGTATTTATAGATAACCATGTTAGTAATGGCGCAGATTATCAATATACTTTAACACATTTATTTACACAACACAATAAACTTGGTGGAGATTTAGGTAAATACATACATACTGAAATGATGCCAAATCTAGAGCAAAAACTAGCAGCAAAAAAATGGGATATCACTCCTTATGTAAATGTTTACAACAAAATTCCAGATAACGGATTTTCTCAATTTAAAGATTCTCCTCGTTACTCTACAGGCTACACAACACTATTTAACGCTTTAGGAATGATGGTAGAAACACACATGCTTAAACCTTATAAGCAACGTGTTGAAGGTACTTATGAGTTAATTAAAAGCATGATAGAAATAATTGAAAGAGATAGCGAAAAGATAAAGCAACTTCGTAAAGAAGCTAACACCAATTTTATTTCACAAAAGACTTACACTTTAAACTGGACAATAGACACATTAAAACAGTCTACTCTAAACTTTAAAGGTTATGAAGGAGAAGTGATAACTAGTGAGATTACTGGAAAAGACCGTCTAAAATACAATCAGCAGAAGCCCTTTGAAAAAGTAGTTAATTACCAGAATTACTTTAAACCAGATGTTAAAGTAATAATCCCGAAGGCATATATTATTCCAAAAGGTTGGTATACTATTATCGACTTATTAAAGTTGAATAGCACCGAAATGTTTCAGCTAAAAAAAGACTCTACACTAACTGTAGAAAGTTATAGAATTGAAGATTATAAAAGTAATAAAACTCCGTACGAAGGACACTACCTTCATTTCAATACTTCCGTTTCTTCCGAAGAAAAAACAATAACGTTCAAAAAAGGAGATTATATAATTGAAACAAATCAACCAAGTTTTAGATATATACTAGAAACTTTAGAACCTCAGGCTGCAGATTCATTTTTTAATTGGAATTTTTTCGATACTATTTTACAGCAAAAAGAAGGTTTCTCTGCATATGTTTGGGAAGACAAAGCTTTAGAAATATTAAATAAAGATGACATATTAAAAGCTAAATTTGAAGCAAAAAAAAACACAGAAGAAGACTTTGCTAAAAGTTGGTATGCGCAATTAGATTGGCTGCATAAACATAGTGAAAACTACGAAAAAGCACATTTACAATATCCTGTTTATAGAGTATTGAACTAA
- a CDS encoding orotate phosphoribosyltransferase, protein MNLESQKVTIEKSTEDTFNFLSDVKNFETLMPETISKFELLGEDKFLFALKGMPEIVLKKKETVPHSKIILGAAGGKLDFSLIASITEIDSNTSEVKLNFEGEFNAMMAMMIKKPISKFIDTLATNMVSAV, encoded by the coding sequence ATGAATTTAGAATCACAAAAAGTAACCATAGAAAAATCTACTGAAGATACTTTCAATTTTTTAAGCGACGTTAAAAACTTTGAAACACTTATGCCAGAAACAATAAGTAAATTTGAACTCCTTGGTGAAGACAAATTTCTTTTTGCTTTAAAAGGTATGCCAGAGATTGTACTTAAGAAGAAAGAAACGGTACCTCATAGCAAAATAATACTTGGAGCCGCAGGTGGCAAACTAGATTTTTCTTTAATAGCAAGCATTACAGAAATAGACAGTAACACAAGCGAAGTTAAACTTAATTTTGAAGGTGAATTTAATGCAATGATGGCTATGATGATTAAAAAGCCCATAAGTAAATTTATTGATACTTTGGCTACAAACATGGTTAGCGCAGTTTAA
- the ftsH gene encoding ATP-dependent zinc metalloprotease FtsH codes for MAENKKPQAPKKPKFNPYWISGALLIALIAFQVFGSSDTNDNKKITPIEFFQTLKDGEIDRFDIIKNTGYVKVYLTDDAAKLKKHAKSISTGFKLGSTEIPNYIFQYGDLSNFENKYTQIIDDNNLTTKYDNDREENVLADLLFSLLPFILLIGVWLFIMKRMSGGAGGGAGGQIFNIGKSKAKLFDENTKVKTSFKDVAGLEGAKEEVQEIVDFLKNPEKYTSLGGKIPKGALLVGPPGTGKTLLAKAVAGEAKVPFFSLSGSDFVEMFVGVGASRVRDLFKQAKEKSPAIIFIDEIDAIGRARGKNAMSGSNDERENTLNQLLTEMDGFGTNTNVIVLAATNRADILDKALMRAGRFDRQIHVDLPNLTERRAIFEVHLRPLKKVEGLEVDFLAKQTPGFSGADIANLCNEAALIAARNNKKAVDKQDFLDAVDRIIGGLEKRSHLFSVEEKKTIAYHEAGHATVSWFLEHADPLVKVTIVPRGRSLGAAWYLPQEAYITRTSKFLDEICVTMGGRAAERIIFNEISTGALSDLENVTKKAKAMVMIYGLNEKVGNITYYDPAGESGFVKPYSESTAELIDNEIKNIVETQYDRALELLTSKRDVLEKLAQRLMEREVIFKDDLEEILGKRPFEPIAEKPSEKLTTDNKEEKKEEE; via the coding sequence ATGGCAGAAAATAAAAAACCTCAAGCTCCTAAAAAACCTAAGTTTAATCCATATTGGATTTCTGGAGCGCTTTTAATTGCGTTAATCGCTTTTCAAGTTTTTGGTAGTAGTGATACTAACGATAATAAAAAAATAACACCAATAGAGTTCTTTCAAACTCTAAAAGATGGTGAAATTGATCGTTTTGATATTATTAAAAACACAGGATATGTAAAGGTTTACCTTACAGATGATGCCGCAAAATTAAAGAAGCACGCTAAATCTATTTCAACAGGTTTTAAACTAGGATCTACAGAAATACCTAACTATATTTTTCAATATGGTGATTTAAGTAATTTTGAAAACAAATACACTCAAATTATCGACGACAACAATCTTACTACAAAGTACGATAACGACAGAGAAGAAAATGTTTTAGCAGATTTACTTTTCAGCCTATTGCCATTCATATTATTAATTGGTGTTTGGTTATTTATAATGAAAAGAATGTCTGGAGGAGCTGGTGGAGGAGCTGGTGGACAGATTTTTAATATAGGAAAATCTAAAGCCAAGCTATTCGATGAGAATACTAAAGTAAAAACATCTTTTAAAGATGTTGCAGGTTTAGAAGGTGCAAAAGAAGAAGTACAAGAGATTGTAGACTTCCTTAAAAATCCGGAAAAATACACCTCTTTAGGTGGTAAAATTCCTAAAGGAGCTTTATTAGTTGGACCTCCCGGAACAGGTAAAACATTATTAGCTAAAGCTGTTGCAGGTGAGGCAAAAGTACCTTTTTTCTCATTATCTGGATCAGATTTTGTTGAAATGTTTGTTGGTGTTGGAGCTTCTCGTGTTAGAGATTTATTTAAACAAGCAAAAGAGAAATCTCCTGCTATTATTTTTATAGATGAAATTGATGCTATTGGTAGAGCAAGAGGAAAAAATGCAATGTCAGGAAGTAACGATGAACGTGAAAACACATTAAACCAACTACTAACAGAGATGGATGGTTTTGGTACAAATACAAATGTTATTGTATTAGCTGCAACAAATAGAGCAGATATTTTAGATAAAGCATTAATGCGTGCTGGACGTTTTGATAGACAAATACATGTAGATTTGCCAAACTTAACAGAAAGACGTGCCATTTTTGAAGTCCATTTAAGGCCTCTTAAAAAAGTTGAAGGTTTAGAAGTAGATTTCTTAGCAAAACAAACACCTGGTTTTTCTGGTGCAGATATTGCTAATTTATGTAACGAAGCGGCATTAATTGCTGCAAGAAACAATAAAAAAGCAGTTGACAAACAAGACTTTTTAGACGCAGTCGATCGTATTATTGGTGGATTAGAAAAAAGAAGTCACCTTTTCTCTGTTGAAGAAAAGAAAACAATTGCATACCACGAAGCTGGACATGCAACTGTAAGTTGGTTCTTAGAACATGCAGATCCTTTAGTAAAAGTAACAATTGTACCACGTGGACGCTCTTTAGGTGCTGCTTGGTATTTACCTCAAGAAGCTTACATTACTAGAACAAGCAAATTTTTAGATGAAATTTGTGTAACTATGGGTGGACGTGCTGCCGAAAGAATAATCTTTAATGAAATATCTACAGGTGCATTAAGCGATTTAGAAAATGTAACCAAAAAGGCGAAAGCTATGGTTATGATTTATGGCTTAAACGAAAAAGTTGGAAACATTACATATTACGACCCTGCTGGAGAAAGCGGTTTTGTAAAACCTTATAGCGAAAGTACTGCAGAGCTTATTGATAATGAAATAAAGAATATCGTTGAAACACAATACGATCGTGCTTTAGAATTATTAACATCCAAACGCGATGTGCTAGAGAAATTAGCACAGAGACTTATGGAAAGAGAAGTTATTTTTAAGGATGATCTAGAAGAAATTTTAGGAAAACGTCCTTTTGAGCCTATTGCAGAGAAGCCTTCTGAAAAACTTACAACAGATAACAAAGAAGAAAAAAAGGAAGAAGAATAG
- a CDS encoding NUDIX hydrolase, translating into MYYIFVNDKPIILTTLVEKETDFKNFLLKDVDMEQALKVLKKKKIKSVRFIHHNEKSILKKFLKKLPNVIAGGGKVYNKDKEILFIYRNNKWDLPKGKAEKKESIEDTALREVEEETGVSGLKIVKPLETTYHIFKRNDKLRIKITYWFEMTTDFNGELFPQEDEGITKVEWLNSEKSKQALTNSYSNIRKLV; encoded by the coding sequence ATGTATTACATTTTTGTTAACGATAAGCCAATCATTTTAACAACCTTAGTTGAAAAGGAAACCGACTTTAAAAACTTCCTTTTAAAGGATGTCGATATGGAACAGGCTTTAAAAGTTTTAAAGAAGAAAAAAATAAAATCGGTTAGGTTTATACATCATAACGAAAAGAGTATTTTAAAAAAGTTTTTAAAAAAACTACCTAATGTAATTGCTGGTGGAGGAAAGGTATATAATAAGGACAAAGAGATATTGTTTATCTACCGAAACAATAAATGGGATTTGCCAAAAGGTAAAGCCGAAAAAAAAGAATCTATCGAAGATACAGCACTTCGTGAAGTAGAAGAGGAAACTGGTGTTTCGGGATTAAAAATTGTGAAGCCTTTAGAAACAACATATCATATTTTTAAAAGAAACGATAAGTTGAGAATTAAAATTACGTATTGGTTTGAAATGACAACCGATTTTAATGGCGAATTATTTCCTCAAGAAGATGAAGGTATTACTAAAGTGGAATGGCTAAATAGTGAAAAATCAAAACAAGCTTTAACAAATTCTTATTCCAATATTAGAAAGTTAGTTTAG
- the pyrE gene encoding orotate phosphoribosyltransferase translates to MIFDKHIARQAAKVLLQINAIKLSPKEPFTWASGWKSPIYCDNRIILSFPPVRNYVREEMAKFIEQHYGKPDAIAGVATGAIGIGILVAEYLGLPFIYVRPEAKGHGRQNQIEGFIESGQNVVVVEDLISTGKSSLNAVKALKEANVNVKGMVAIFTYGFDIAKANFEKEDIQLQTLSNYDNLLIEAAETNYIKEDQLETLSAWNSNPSEWNAS, encoded by the coding sequence ATGATTTTCGACAAACACATTGCAAGGCAAGCCGCTAAGGTATTATTACAAATTAATGCTATTAAATTAAGCCCTAAAGAGCCATTTACTTGGGCTTCTGGATGGAAATCACCAATTTACTGCGACAATCGTATTATTCTATCATTTCCTCCAGTAAGAAATTATGTTCGTGAAGAAATGGCTAAATTTATTGAGCAACATTATGGAAAACCAGATGCAATTGCAGGTGTTGCAACAGGAGCAATTGGTATTGGAATACTAGTTGCCGAATATTTAGGGCTACCTTTTATATATGTAAGACCAGAAGCAAAAGGTCATGGTCGCCAAAACCAAATTGAAGGTTTTATTGAAAGCGGACAAAATGTTGTTGTAGTTGAAGATTTAATAAGCACAGGAAAAAGTAGTCTTAACGCTGTAAAAGCATTAAAAGAAGCGAATGTAAATGTAAAAGGCATGGTTGCTATTTTTACTTACGGCTTTGATATTGCTAAAGCGAACTTTGAAAAAGAGGACATACAATTACAAACCTTAAGCAATTACGACAACCTACTTATAGAAGCTGCCGAAACAAACTATATAAAAGAGGATCAATTAGAAACTTTATCTGCTTGGAACAGTAATCCAAGCGAATGGAATGCTTCTTGA
- a CDS encoding T9SS type A sorting domain-containing protein, protein MKKELPIKLPQPKGILNLLMLFALCFSIQSYATTIETLESREDTYCGNISGFEFSNGSSSTAIQYGAEYLMSDLPNNFYVDLIVSGYSESASFKLKNKDTGQTYNIGENTLPYTAPGGNGAWFYGTGEFELEAKIFKYNNCYGSYCDKEKIKFTITNNPPCGTISGFEFSNGNSSVAIVEGGEYSLDQLPTNFYTDIIVDGFSESASIKVKNLNTGQQYTIGENYLPYTFPGGNGAWNLPAAEYEIEAKIFKYSNCAGSYCDKDKIKFTITNTPSCGEIDGLSFSNGTNTVAIANGGSYDVASLPYNFYVDVVVSGMTESASHKITNLDTGEVFTNGTSSLPYTYPSGNQAWNLGTGTFQFYSEIFKYDNCAGTRCDHICYTFTLFEQNCGDITEFQFSNGTENITIEDGNTYHVNNLPSNFYIDAIVSGVSESVRLDVENQDTNEEYSIIENYIPYTFPAGNGEWDLGLGTFEVKASMFSGNYCNSTLCDEKTITFTITEGDTLCEANSGTTTLDNNGIISIIDLNSSVTVNIALGQDTVVPEGYNTAILLSRTGPGNNSVIEQYKVSSNFFFFSNGYNSIGSYKIHSLVYNAASLNLNSISLGNTTITDVANTITTNGVCASFDEVGVPFSIVAPPPRTVVTTLTDVKPVKGETPVSETEALPSTENSVDIKLYPNPVVDNLNVELLLLDVEVMNYNMIDLNGRQVLQGSFDNSTFGKTSVDVKGLVNGLYIITFRSNFRTFSKKFQVNH, encoded by the coding sequence ATGAAAAAAGAATTACCTATTAAGCTCCCTCAGCCTAAAGGGATACTGAACCTTTTAATGCTATTTGCATTGTGTTTTTCAATACAATCTTATGCAACAACTATCGAAACATTAGAGTCTAGAGAAGATACTTATTGTGGCAATATTTCTGGCTTTGAATTTTCTAATGGAAGTTCATCTACAGCAATCCAATATGGAGCTGAGTACCTTATGTCAGATTTGCCAAACAACTTTTATGTAGACCTTATTGTATCTGGTTACTCGGAAAGTGCAAGTTTTAAATTAAAAAATAAAGATACAGGACAAACTTATAATATTGGCGAAAACACTTTACCTTATACAGCACCAGGAGGAAATGGAGCATGGTTTTATGGAACAGGTGAATTTGAGTTAGAAGCTAAAATTTTTAAATATAATAATTGTTATGGATCGTATTGTGATAAAGAAAAAATTAAATTTACGATTACAAATAATCCTCCATGTGGCACTATTTCAGGATTCGAATTCTCAAATGGAAATTCTTCCGTAGCAATAGTTGAAGGCGGAGAGTACTCTTTAGACCAATTGCCAACTAATTTTTATACAGATATTATTGTTGATGGTTTTTCAGAGAGTGCAAGTATCAAGGTTAAAAACTTAAATACAGGACAGCAATATACAATTGGTGAAAATTATTTACCTTATACTTTTCCTGGAGGAAATGGAGCTTGGAACTTACCTGCTGCAGAATATGAAATTGAAGCTAAGATTTTTAAATATAGCAATTGCGCTGGATCATATTGTGATAAAGATAAAATTAAATTTACTATAACAAATACACCATCTTGTGGAGAAATTGACGGCTTATCATTCTCTAACGGAACTAATACAGTTGCTATTGCAAATGGAGGAAGTTATGATGTAGCTTCTTTACCTTATAATTTTTATGTAGATGTTGTAGTGTCTGGAATGACAGAAAGTGCTTCTCATAAAATAACGAACTTAGATACTGGTGAAGTTTTTACAAATGGTACGAGTTCACTTCCTTATACTTATCCAAGTGGAAATCAAGCATGGAATTTAGGAACTGGTACTTTTCAATTTTATTCTGAAATATTTAAGTACGATAACTGTGCAGGAACAAGATGTGATCACATTTGTTACACTTTTACTCTTTTCGAGCAAAACTGTGGAGATATAACAGAATTTCAATTCTCAAATGGAACAGAAAATATTACAATTGAAGATGGAAATACTTACCATGTTAACAATTTACCATCTAATTTTTATATAGACGCAATTGTTAGTGGTGTATCTGAAAGTGTGAGACTTGATGTTGAGAACCAAGATACAAACGAAGAATACTCTATAATTGAAAACTATATTCCATATACTTTTCCAGCAGGAAATGGTGAATGGGACTTAGGGTTAGGTACTTTTGAAGTGAAAGCATCAATGTTTAGTGGTAATTATTGTAATAGTACACTTTGCGATGAAAAGACGATTACATTTACAATTACAGAAGGAGATACTTTATGTGAAGCCAATTCTGGAACTACAACATTAGATAATAATGGTATTATTTCTATTATTGACTTAAATTCTTCAGTAACTGTTAATATAGCTTTAGGTCAAGACACAGTTGTGCCAGAAGGATATAATACCGCTATACTTTTATCTAGAACAGGCCCAGGTAATAATAGCGTAATCGAGCAGTATAAGGTGTCTAGTAATTTTTTCTTTTTTAGTAATGGATATAATTCTATAGGTTCTTATAAAATACATTCATTAGTTTATAATGCAGCGTCTTTAAACTTAAATTCTATTTCGTTAGGTAATACTACAATTACAGATGTTGCAAATACAATAACTACTAATGGTGTTTGTGCGTCGTTTGATGAAGTTGGAGTGCCATTCTCTATTGTTGCACCACCACCTAGAACTGTAGTAACAACATTAACAGATGTTAAGCCTGTAAAAGGTGAAACTCCTGTTTCTGAAACAGAAGCGCTACCAAGTACAGAGAATAGCGTAGATATTAAATTATATCCTAATCCAGTAGTAGATAACTTAAATGTTGAGTTATTATTATTAGACGTAGAGGTTATGAACTATAATATGATCGACTTAAACGGAAGACAGGTGCTTCAAGGTTCTTTCGATAACTCTACTTTTGGTAAAACAAGCGTAGATGTTAAAGGATTAGTTAATGGTTTATATATAATTACATTTAGATCTAACTTTAGAACTTTTAGTAAAAAATTTCAAGTTAATCACTAA
- the rsfS gene encoding ribosome silencing factor: protein MTKKQANIDTLIATIISGIEDVKGQETIILDLREIENTVCDYFIICEGTSNTQVNAIVGSIQKKVSKQLKDKPWHIEGQDNAEWILMDYVNVVVHVFQKHIREYYDIESLWGDAKTTIIESKF, encoded by the coding sequence ATGACTAAAAAACAAGCAAATATAGATACACTAATAGCAACAATTATTAGTGGGATTGAAGATGTAAAAGGACAAGAGACAATTATTCTAGACCTAAGAGAGATTGAAAATACTGTTTGCGATTATTTTATAATTTGCGAAGGAACCTCTAATACTCAAGTTAATGCTATCGTAGGTTCAATACAGAAAAAAGTAAGCAAACAACTTAAAGATAAGCCTTGGCATATTGAAGGTCAAGACAATGCAGAATGGATTTTAATGGATTATGTAAACGTTGTTGTTCATGTTTTCCAGAAGCATATTCGCGAATATTATGATATTGAAAGTCTTTGGGGAGATGCCAAAACTACAATTATCGAATCTAAATTTTAA